In Vigna unguiculata cultivar IT97K-499-35 chromosome 3, ASM411807v1, whole genome shotgun sequence, a single genomic region encodes these proteins:
- the LOC114178941 gene encoding protein LATERAL ORGAN BOUNDARIES-like, which produces MSSLNSPCAACKLLRRKCTQECVFAPYFPPDNPQRFECVHRVFGASNVSKLLNELSVAQRDDAVKSLAYEAEARLRDPVYGCVGLISLLQQRLRQIQMEIHSAKKELSTYVSTQTMQILLENPGMVPPAEIAVPPPHQPLFNHGGNNMAPQQILVGHGGGHTVVRDPQQQDFQEAQQIVLATREQQQMFRNYEHQVFGGFEPSNGGFGTQAELLSPSLALGNFGNVGAYQMQQLGEQHPIEAQLLLSPQQGQPHQQQQCESEDAKNVLDFSIK; this is translated from the coding sequence atgtcGTCGTTGAATTCGCCGTGCGCCGCGTGCAAGCTTCTGCGCCGGAAGTGCACGCAGGAGTGTGTGTTCGCGCCGTACTTTCCGCCGGACAACCCGCAACGGTTCGAGTGCGTGCACCGCGTGTTCGGCGCCAGCAACGTGTCGAAGCTGCTGAACGAGCTCAGCGTGGCGCAGCGCGACGACGCCGTTAAGTCGCTGGCGTATGAGGCGGAGGCGCGATTGCGTGACCCCGTGTATGGCTGTGTGGGATTAATTTCGTTACTACAGCAACGGCTCCGTCAAATACAAATGGAAATTCACAGCGCGAAGAAGGAATTGTCCACTTATGTGAGTACCCAGACTATGCAGATTCTGTTGGAGAATCCTGGGATGGTGCCACCAGCCGAGATTGCCGTGCCTCCTCCTCATCAACCTCTGTTCAATCATGGTGGCAACAACATGGCGCCGCAGCAGATTTTGGTTGGCCATGGCGGTGGCCATACGGTGGTTCGCGACCCTCAGCAGCAGGATTTTCAAGAAGCTCAGCAGATAGTTCTTGCAACTAGGGAGCAGCAACAGATGTTTAGAAACTATGAGCACCAAGTGTTTGGTGGTTTTGAACCTAGTAATGGTGGATTTGGGACCCAAGCAGAATTGTTGTCTCCTTCTTTGGCTCTTGGAAATTTTGGTAATGTTGGAGCTTACCAAATGCAGCAGCTAGGGGAACAACATCCCATTGAGGCACAGTTGCTCCTCTCGCCACAGCAGGGACAGCCCCATCAGCAACAACAGTGTGAAAGTGAGGATGCAAAGAATGTGCTTGATTTTTCAATCAAGTAG